One genomic segment of Linepithema humile isolate Giens D197 chromosome 5, Lhum_UNIL_v1.0, whole genome shotgun sequence includes these proteins:
- the Chd64 gene encoding myophilin: MACNRAAKSGFAAEAQRKINSKYSEELAQECLEWIKTITGENINTNGDMDNFYETLKNGTLLCRLVNDIKEGSVKKINNTTLAFKCMENINAFLEAARALGVPAQETFQTVDLWERQNLNSVVICLQSLGRKAGNYGKPSIGPKEADKNVRNFTEEQLRAGQGVISLQYGSNKGANQSGINFGNTRHM; encoded by the exons ATCAATAGCAAATACAGCGAGGAGCTGGCGCAGGAATGTCTGGAATGGATCAAAACAATCACCGGCGAAAACATAAATACCAACGGGGACATGGATAATTTTTATGAGACTCTGAAGAATGGCACCTTGCTGTGCAG GCTGGTGAATGATATCAAAGAGGGTTCggtaaagaaaattaacaacACAACGTTGGCCTTTAAATGCATGGAGAATATAAATGCTTTTCTCGAGGCTGCAAGGGCATTAGGTGTTCCGGCGCAGGAGACCTTCCAAACCGTAGATCTCTGGGAAAGACAGAATCTAAATTCTGTTGTTATTTGCTTACAATCTCTTGGAAGAAAG GCGGGTAATTATGGCAAACCAAGCATCGGTCCTAAGGAGGCGGATAAGAATGTACGCAATTTCACGGAAGAGCAGTTGAGAGCTGGGCAGGGCGTAATAAGCTTACAATACGGCAGTAATAAGGGTGCTAATCAAAGCGGTATCAATTTTGGAAACACCAGACACatgtaa
- the mRpS6 gene encoding small ribosomal subunit protein bS6m, translated as MPTYEMPLMIRIIKKPELVATLKRTAETIFNTGGFIRKMENWGLKQLPCKIKSHQHVHREANHFLICFDAPPNQLEKIFDECNRDVDIVRLKIYKQNEPIKKECTFHKEMLPPAYRPSVQEMMKMAQKQNRNKYEFKHNSGLDYYPFNR; from the exons ATGCCGACATACGAAATGCCCCTGATGATACGCATCATAAAGAAG CCAGAATtggtggcaactttgaaaagAACAGccgaaacaatatttaatactggtggttttatcagaaaaatggaaaattggGGACTGAAACAGCTTCCATGCAAAATTAAGTCACATCAACATGTCCACAGAGAAGCAAA TCATTTTCTCATATGTTTTGATGCACCTCCAAATCaattagagaaaatttttGATGAATGCAATAGAGATGTTGATATTGTTAGACTAAAGATATACAAACAAAATGAACCAATCAAAAAAGAATGTACGTTCCATAAAGAGATGTTACCACCGGCATATAG gcCTAGCGTCCAGGAAATGATGAAAATGGCACAGAAGCAGAACAGGAATAAATACgaatttaaacataatagTGGGTTGGATTATTATCcttttaatagataa
- the Snup gene encoding snurportin-1: MATELLNDKSYETRENVRRQFYKNRITKDNIKLELDENESQDKRRKLLLEYQKKHREEALNAARGILQDIYFSELEDEEYMDTEEHSSSSKLQYRSKINRMMMSEWMLDVPQDFSENWIMVPCPVGKRVRLVSGRGKTRAYSRTGVFVAVFSSALPGGNYNANMRHSAIIDAIWIKERKVYYVLDVLYWNNLPFTYCEAEFRLYWINSKLSETKEFEIHDSDINKYPMLSLPKISCDLNLSSVLTDLAPELHSLDGFLFYHRNAQYIFGITPLVIWLKPYMLSEALGIFVPSPFDNKPDKYVNFQHHVESVNKKRKKGKIVINIMEVEEM, translated from the exons atggcaACAGAATTGCTAAATGACAAGAGTTATGAGACGAGAGAAAACGTTCGTCGtcaattttataagaatcgAATCACGAAAGATAATATTAAGTTGGAACTTGACGAAAACGAATCTCAAGATAAGAGACGTAAACTCTTGTTGGAATATcagaaaaa ACATAGAGAAGAAGCACTAAATGCTGCACGTGGTATATTGCaagacatatatttttctgaattggAAGATGAGGAGTATATGGATACGGAAGAGCATTCTTCATCTTCTAAATTACAATATAGATCCAAAATAAATCGAATGATGATGTCAGAATGGATGCTAGATGTACCGCAAGACTTTTCGGAGAATTGGATTATGGTTCCATGCCCAGTAGGAAAACGAGTTAGACTGGTTTCAGGCAGG GGTAAAACAAGGGCATATTCTAGAACAGGCGTGTTTGTTGCAGTTTTCTCTTCAGCTCTTCCAGGTGGAAATTATAATGCTAACATGCGCCATTCTGCTATTATAGATGCCATATGGATAAAGGAACGAAAAGTTTATTATGTATTAGACGTGTTGTACTGGAATAACTTGCCTTTTACATATTGTGAG gCTGAGTTTAGACTATATTGGATCAATAGCAAACTCTCTGAGACAAAAGAATTTGAAATACATGattctgatataaataaatatcctaTGTTATCTTTACCAAAAATCAGCtgtgatttaaatttaagttcAGTTTTGACAGATCTTGCTCCTGAACTACATTCATTAgatggatttttattttatcatcgcaatgcacaatatatttttgggaTTACTCCACTTGTGATATGGCTGAAACCTTATATGTTATCTGAAGCACTTGGGATATTTGTACCTTCACCATTTGACAATAAACCAGATAAATACGTAAATTTTCAACATCACGTTGAAAGTGTAAATAAAAAgcggaaaaaaggaaaaattgtcataaatatt atgGAAGTAGAAGAAATGTAA
- the LOC105674140 gene encoding centromere protein L-like isoform X2, with product MLRYKKREPIIFRYKQLQKIKVENAVGPRTSNVYTPRTPRMQQRQRFDITTRLEEDEEIENLGLEALVDQTWNIYAVSILFDFHHDDIHFKLYSKKLREEIARTLSREDVVYDANFSIMEDIISQPNQDTPTIKIQVLAKDSNHEEGAEKVIYKGYLLSWNIKRVKSNIQNSIKLPLLLCRGTRSCIDAVHTIISYMFDCLITTLSVDEEDLRWFIPIVIMTAKKKQSGEVQMEYIVPKLPVTDIIDTMTDTITNTITDTITVKWDILALKKILDTTRDQNDTSLDRQHIEMFYEILYSQMLNTAELQLGLCTLRRINLPGITIMENKIKIKNEEIMDQILLYLNEKALDRFHTSHIDDI from the exons ATGTTGCGCTACAAGAAGCGAGAGCCAATCATCTTTCGCTACAAACAGCTGCAGAAAATAAAAG TAGAAAATGCTGTTGGACCAAGAACTAGTAATGTATACACACCGCGCACACCGCGAATGCAACAACGACAACGATTTGATATAACTACGAGATTAGAAGAGGacgaagaaattgaaaatttaggaCTTGAAG CTTTAGTAGACCAAACATGGAACATTTATGCAGTATCTATTCTGTTTGATTTTCACCATGATGATATCCATTTCAAATTATACTCcaaaaaattaagagaagAAATTGCAAGGACACTGTCACGAGAAGATGTGGTTTATGATGCAAACTTTTCTATTATGGAAGATATTATATCTCAACCAAATCAAGACACTCCAACAATAAag ATTCAAGTTCTTGCCAAGGACAGTAATCACGAAGAAGGTGCAGAAAAAGTCATTTATAAAGGATATTTATTATCCTGGAACATCAAACGGGTTAAATCAAACATACAAAACTCCATAAAATTACCTCTTCTATTGTGTCGTGGTACACGTAGTTGTATAGATGCAGTGCATactattattagttatatgtTTGACTGTTTGATAACTACACTATCAGTTGACGAGGAAGATTTACGCTGGTTTATTCCAATTGTGATTATGACGGCAAAAAAGAAGCAGTCTGGTGAAGTTCAAATGGAATATATAGTACCAAAATTACCAGTTACAGATATAATTGATACTATGACAGATACTATTACTAATACTATAACAGATACTATAACTGTTAAATGGGatattttagctttaaaaaaaatattaga CACTACGAGGGATCAAAATGATACATCTTTGGATCGTCAACATAtagaaatgttttatgaaattttatattcacaaatGTTAAACACAGCAGAATTACAGTTGGGATTATGTACATTGCGTAGAATCAATCTGCCTGGaataacaataatggaaaataaa ataaaaataaagaatgaagAAATTATGGATCAGATATTACTGTACCTAAATGAGAAAGCTTTGGATAGATTCCACACATCACACATTGATGATATATGA
- the LOC105674140 gene encoding centromere protein L-like isoform X1: protein MRDQRRRKKTDTCLKCDWRILTFMVVFLASLRLLHTWDKIHMLRYKKREPIIFRYKQLQKIKVENAVGPRTSNVYTPRTPRMQQRQRFDITTRLEEDEEIENLGLEALVDQTWNIYAVSILFDFHHDDIHFKLYSKKLREEIARTLSREDVVYDANFSIMEDIISQPNQDTPTIKIQVLAKDSNHEEGAEKVIYKGYLLSWNIKRVKSNIQNSIKLPLLLCRGTRSCIDAVHTIISYMFDCLITTLSVDEEDLRWFIPIVIMTAKKKQSGEVQMEYIVPKLPVTDIIDTMTDTITNTITDTITVKWDILALKKILDTTRDQNDTSLDRQHIEMFYEILYSQMLNTAELQLGLCTLRRINLPGITIMENKIKIKNEEIMDQILLYLNEKALDRFHTSHIDDI, encoded by the exons ATGCGTGATCaaaggagaagaaaaaagacagATACCTGCCTCAAATGTGATTGGCGGATTTTGACATTTATGGTTGTGTTTCTTGCATCACTGAGA CTCCTGCACACATGGGACAAAATACACATGTTGCGCTACAAGAAGCGAGAGCCAATCATCTTTCGCTACAAACAGCTGCAGAAAATAAAAG TAGAAAATGCTGTTGGACCAAGAACTAGTAATGTATACACACCGCGCACACCGCGAATGCAACAACGACAACGATTTGATATAACTACGAGATTAGAAGAGGacgaagaaattgaaaatttaggaCTTGAAG CTTTAGTAGACCAAACATGGAACATTTATGCAGTATCTATTCTGTTTGATTTTCACCATGATGATATCCATTTCAAATTATACTCcaaaaaattaagagaagAAATTGCAAGGACACTGTCACGAGAAGATGTGGTTTATGATGCAAACTTTTCTATTATGGAAGATATTATATCTCAACCAAATCAAGACACTCCAACAATAAag ATTCAAGTTCTTGCCAAGGACAGTAATCACGAAGAAGGTGCAGAAAAAGTCATTTATAAAGGATATTTATTATCCTGGAACATCAAACGGGTTAAATCAAACATACAAAACTCCATAAAATTACCTCTTCTATTGTGTCGTGGTACACGTAGTTGTATAGATGCAGTGCATactattattagttatatgtTTGACTGTTTGATAACTACACTATCAGTTGACGAGGAAGATTTACGCTGGTTTATTCCAATTGTGATTATGACGGCAAAAAAGAAGCAGTCTGGTGAAGTTCAAATGGAATATATAGTACCAAAATTACCAGTTACAGATATAATTGATACTATGACAGATACTATTACTAATACTATAACAGATACTATAACTGTTAAATGGGatattttagctttaaaaaaaatattaga CACTACGAGGGATCAAAATGATACATCTTTGGATCGTCAACATAtagaaatgttttatgaaattttatattcacaaatGTTAAACACAGCAGAATTACAGTTGGGATTATGTACATTGCGTAGAATCAATCTGCCTGGaataacaataatggaaaataaa ataaaaataaagaatgaagAAATTATGGATCAGATATTACTGTACCTAAATGAGAAAGCTTTGGATAGATTCCACACATCACACATTGATGATATATGA
- the Fcp1 gene encoding RNA polymerase II subunit A C-terminal domain phosphatase isoform X1 gives MATIEVSFLPNGPPAKILKWKVRSDTMVATGRVLLLYQNSTPDTNENDAKEPEKKLRATTFGRVKQILAKEGDIVQPGQVIALLEGCTHPTVMIDLCAECGADLRVQESGKNGNTAGVSQASVPMVHSIPELKVCPELAEKIGKEDEQRLLKDRKLVLLVDLDQTIVHTTNDNIPPNLKDVFHFQLYGPNSPWYHTRLRPNTRHFLSEMSQLYELHICTFGARIYAHTVASLLDKDGVLFSHRILSRDECFDPASKTANLKALFPCGDDLVCIIDDREDVWQGCGNLVQVKPYHFFRHTGDINAPPGLEKSDLLRLPDPMNTNELCVNDLQNKDSTNGVSESSSEPAQLSSDNSSEKEINHQEDKKDEKTENTTNETNEIKNGDTKASVGKDEESNVQSNITNKDDKENKEMPKSESELEPDPELELEPKPEPKPEPEPEPEPELSTEKDSKQKMPKEENNIIDEDDDDYLLYLEDILRRIHTEFYATLDQGNGRKSLRDIIPRVRSQVLKGLCLTFSGLIPTHQKLHQSRAYKVARAFGAEVTQDLTEKTTHLVAIRKGTAKANTARKDANIKIVNPEWLWTCAERWEHVDERLFPLTTQARGSRVPPPHCSSPERIEDIENDSASSFANSINPLMSFTQEEIEFMDKEVDEDMEEQDIVFEDGEDMEDMEDMEDIEDMEDMEDMEDMEDMEDMEDMEDMEDIDDIQECGRRIHRRSSDSEDSMNDELGVSKRKKRKIYNGNSDKSSSEDKDDNNDSNDDDDDDDDDDDPAARFRRGGDLPDDLDLDDNSQDDSIDDFEEGDNEDDREWNALGAALEREFLSE, from the exons ATGGCAACAATAGAGGTTTCATTCCTACCGAACGGGCCACCcgcgaaaatattgaaatggaAGGTACGCTCGGACACAATGGTCGCGACGGGTAGAGTGTTGTTGCTGTACCAAAATTCGACGCCAGATACGAACGAGAATGATGCCAAGGAGCCTGAGAAAAAGCTGCGAGCTACAACATTCGGCCGTGTTAAGCAAATCCTGGCCAAAGAGGGTGACATCGTTCAGCCTGG GCAAGTGATAGCTCTATTGGAAGGATGTACACACCCTACTGTTATGATAGACTTATGTGCGGAATGTGGCGCAGATTTAAGGGTACAAGAATCTGGCAAAAATGGAAATACCGCTGGAGTATCACAAGCTAGTGTGCCTATGGTACATAGTATACCAGAATTGAAAGTATGTCCAGAACTAGCTGAGAAAATTGGAAAAGAGGATGAGCAACGTCTTTTAAAAGATCGGAAGTTGGTGCTACTTGTAGATTTAGATCAAACAATTGTTCATACCACAAACGACAATATTCCACCTAATTTGAAA gatgtttttcattttcaattatatggACCAAATTCTCCATGGTATCATACCAGATTAAGACCAAATACCAGGCATTTTCTCTCGGAAATGAGTCAGTTGTACGAATTACACATTTGTACTTTTGGAGCAAGGATTTATGCACACACTGTTGCATCATTGCTAGATAAAGATGGAGTTCTGTTTTCTCACAGGATACTTTCTAGAGACGAATGTTTTGATCCAGCATCAAAAACTGCAAATCTCAa AGCTCTGTTTCCATGCGGCGATGACTTAGTGTGTATCATAGACGATAGAGAAGATGTATGGCAAGGATGTGGAAATTTAGTTCAAGTCAAACCTTATCACTTTTTCCGTCATACAGGCGATATTAATGCACCACCAGGATTGGAAAAGAGTGACTTATTACGCTTGCCTGACCCGATGAATACAAATGAATTATGTGTAAATGATTTGCAGAATAAAGACAGTACGAATGGCGTGTCTGAATCATCAAGTGAACCCGCACAATTATCGTCAGATAATTCttcagaaaaagaaataaatcatcaagaagataaaaaagatgaGAAAACTGAAAACACAACGAACGAAACAAACGAAATAAAGAATGGAGATACCAAAGCAAGCGTTGGAAAAGATGAAGAGTCCAATGTTCAGTCTAACATTACAAATAAGgatgataaagaaaataaagaaatgccGAAATCTGAATCTGAACTTGAACCTGATCCTGAACTTGAACTTGAACCAAAACCTGAACCTAAACCTGAACCTGAACCTGAACCTGAACCTGAACTATCTACAGAAAAGGATAGTAAACAAAAAATGCCAAAAGAGGAGAATAACATAATAGACGAAGATGATGATGATTATCTGTTATATCTGGAAGATATTCTTCGAAGAATTCATACGGAATTTTATGCTACATTGGATCAAGGCAACGGTCGAAAATCTTTGCGGGATATAATCCCACGAGTGCGTTCGCAAGTTTTGAAAGGATTATGCTTGACTTTTAGCGGTTTGATACCTACTCATCAGAAGCTTCACCAAAGCCGCGCGTATAAAGTTGCGAGAGCTTTCGGAGCAGAAGTAACTCAA GATTTGACAGAGAAAACTACACACTTAGTCGCCATTAGAAAGGGTACGGCAAAAGCGAACACAGCTAGAAAAGATGCAAACATAAAGATCGTAAATCCGGAGTGGTTGTGGACGTGCGCAGAGCGCTGGGAGCACGTGGACGAACGTTTATTTCCTCTTACAACACag GCCCGCGGATCGAGAGTACCACCGCCACACTGCAGTAGTCCCGAACGTATTGAAGACATAGAAAATGACAGCGCAAGCTCTTTCGCCAATTCTATTAATCCATTAATGTCGTTCACTCAAGAAGAGATCGAATTTATGGATAAAGAAGTAGACGAAGACATGGAGGAACAAGATATAGTTTTTGAAGATGGGGAAGATATGGAAGATATGGAAGACATGGAAGATATAGAAGATATGGAAGATATGGAAGATATGGAAGACATGGAAGACATGGAAGACATGGAAGACATGGAAGACATGGAAGATATAGATGACATACAAGAGTGTGGTAGAAGGATACATCGACGAAGTTCTGATTCCGAAGATTCTATGAACG ATGAATTGGGTGTAtccaaaagaaagaaaagaaagatttacAATGGCAATTCTGATAAAAGCTCTTCAGAAGATAAAGATGATAATAACGACAGTAATgatgacgatgatgatgatgatgatgatgatgatccTGCTGCACGTTTTAGACGAGGAGGAGATTTACCTGATGATTTAGATCTAGATGATAATTCACAGGATGATTCAATAGATGATTTTGAAGAGGGGGACAATGAAGACGATCGAGAGTGGAATGCGCTAGGTGCTGCGCTTGAAAGAGAGTTCCTCTCTGAGTGa
- the Fcp1 gene encoding RNA polymerase II subunit A C-terminal domain phosphatase isoform X2: MIDLCAECGADLRVQESGKNGNTAGVSQASVPMVHSIPELKVCPELAEKIGKEDEQRLLKDRKLVLLVDLDQTIVHTTNDNIPPNLKDVFHFQLYGPNSPWYHTRLRPNTRHFLSEMSQLYELHICTFGARIYAHTVASLLDKDGVLFSHRILSRDECFDPASKTANLKALFPCGDDLVCIIDDREDVWQGCGNLVQVKPYHFFRHTGDINAPPGLEKSDLLRLPDPMNTNELCVNDLQNKDSTNGVSESSSEPAQLSSDNSSEKEINHQEDKKDEKTENTTNETNEIKNGDTKASVGKDEESNVQSNITNKDDKENKEMPKSESELEPDPELELEPKPEPKPEPEPEPEPELSTEKDSKQKMPKEENNIIDEDDDDYLLYLEDILRRIHTEFYATLDQGNGRKSLRDIIPRVRSQVLKGLCLTFSGLIPTHQKLHQSRAYKVARAFGAEVTQDLTEKTTHLVAIRKGTAKANTARKDANIKIVNPEWLWTCAERWEHVDERLFPLTTQARGSRVPPPHCSSPERIEDIENDSASSFANSINPLMSFTQEEIEFMDKEVDEDMEEQDIVFEDGEDMEDMEDMEDIEDMEDMEDMEDMEDMEDMEDMEDMEDIDDIQECGRRIHRRSSDSEDSMNDELGVSKRKKRKIYNGNSDKSSSEDKDDNNDSNDDDDDDDDDDDPAARFRRGGDLPDDLDLDDNSQDDSIDDFEEGDNEDDREWNALGAALEREFLSE; encoded by the exons ATGATAGACTTATGTGCGGAATGTGGCGCAGATTTAAGGGTACAAGAATCTGGCAAAAATGGAAATACCGCTGGAGTATCACAAGCTAGTGTGCCTATGGTACATAGTATACCAGAATTGAAAGTATGTCCAGAACTAGCTGAGAAAATTGGAAAAGAGGATGAGCAACGTCTTTTAAAAGATCGGAAGTTGGTGCTACTTGTAGATTTAGATCAAACAATTGTTCATACCACAAACGACAATATTCCACCTAATTTGAAA gatgtttttcattttcaattatatggACCAAATTCTCCATGGTATCATACCAGATTAAGACCAAATACCAGGCATTTTCTCTCGGAAATGAGTCAGTTGTACGAATTACACATTTGTACTTTTGGAGCAAGGATTTATGCACACACTGTTGCATCATTGCTAGATAAAGATGGAGTTCTGTTTTCTCACAGGATACTTTCTAGAGACGAATGTTTTGATCCAGCATCAAAAACTGCAAATCTCAa AGCTCTGTTTCCATGCGGCGATGACTTAGTGTGTATCATAGACGATAGAGAAGATGTATGGCAAGGATGTGGAAATTTAGTTCAAGTCAAACCTTATCACTTTTTCCGTCATACAGGCGATATTAATGCACCACCAGGATTGGAAAAGAGTGACTTATTACGCTTGCCTGACCCGATGAATACAAATGAATTATGTGTAAATGATTTGCAGAATAAAGACAGTACGAATGGCGTGTCTGAATCATCAAGTGAACCCGCACAATTATCGTCAGATAATTCttcagaaaaagaaataaatcatcaagaagataaaaaagatgaGAAAACTGAAAACACAACGAACGAAACAAACGAAATAAAGAATGGAGATACCAAAGCAAGCGTTGGAAAAGATGAAGAGTCCAATGTTCAGTCTAACATTACAAATAAGgatgataaagaaaataaagaaatgccGAAATCTGAATCTGAACTTGAACCTGATCCTGAACTTGAACTTGAACCAAAACCTGAACCTAAACCTGAACCTGAACCTGAACCTGAACCTGAACTATCTACAGAAAAGGATAGTAAACAAAAAATGCCAAAAGAGGAGAATAACATAATAGACGAAGATGATGATGATTATCTGTTATATCTGGAAGATATTCTTCGAAGAATTCATACGGAATTTTATGCTACATTGGATCAAGGCAACGGTCGAAAATCTTTGCGGGATATAATCCCACGAGTGCGTTCGCAAGTTTTGAAAGGATTATGCTTGACTTTTAGCGGTTTGATACCTACTCATCAGAAGCTTCACCAAAGCCGCGCGTATAAAGTTGCGAGAGCTTTCGGAGCAGAAGTAACTCAA GATTTGACAGAGAAAACTACACACTTAGTCGCCATTAGAAAGGGTACGGCAAAAGCGAACACAGCTAGAAAAGATGCAAACATAAAGATCGTAAATCCGGAGTGGTTGTGGACGTGCGCAGAGCGCTGGGAGCACGTGGACGAACGTTTATTTCCTCTTACAACACag GCCCGCGGATCGAGAGTACCACCGCCACACTGCAGTAGTCCCGAACGTATTGAAGACATAGAAAATGACAGCGCAAGCTCTTTCGCCAATTCTATTAATCCATTAATGTCGTTCACTCAAGAAGAGATCGAATTTATGGATAAAGAAGTAGACGAAGACATGGAGGAACAAGATATAGTTTTTGAAGATGGGGAAGATATGGAAGATATGGAAGACATGGAAGATATAGAAGATATGGAAGATATGGAAGATATGGAAGACATGGAAGACATGGAAGACATGGAAGACATGGAAGACATGGAAGATATAGATGACATACAAGAGTGTGGTAGAAGGATACATCGACGAAGTTCTGATTCCGAAGATTCTATGAACG ATGAATTGGGTGTAtccaaaagaaagaaaagaaagatttacAATGGCAATTCTGATAAAAGCTCTTCAGAAGATAAAGATGATAATAACGACAGTAATgatgacgatgatgatgatgatgatgatgatgatccTGCTGCACGTTTTAGACGAGGAGGAGATTTACCTGATGATTTAGATCTAGATGATAATTCACAGGATGATTCAATAGATGATTTTGAAGAGGGGGACAATGAAGACGATCGAGAGTGGAATGCGCTAGGTGCTGCGCTTGAAAGAGAGTTCCTCTCTGAGTGa
- the mRpS17 gene encoding small ribosomal subunit protein uS17m gives MIEYLKMAGKVAGKTALRYFLGTCIPSSKQSAAKVRIPRLVFNDHIHMYFKDHDFVYANDPKKLCKTGDVILIKTLPEKLTRLITHEVVEVVYPLGDVTDPVTGKKVVMSQYREDIEETSKLFGQADSAFDYSKAPQRGRLEGVRDFTHKKMYLKYYEDPNDPQPDTV, from the exons ATGATCGAGTATTTAAAGATGGCCGGAAAAGTAGCGGGTAAGACCGCATTGCGATATTTTCTTGGAACATGCATACCTTCGTCAAAACAAAGTGCTGCCAAAGTGAGAATACCACGATTGGTTTTCAATGATCACATTCATATG TATTTCAAAGATCATGACTTTGTTTATGCCAACGATCCGAAGAAGCTGTGCAAAACCGGTGATGTGATCTTGATAAAAACATTACCAGAAAAATTAACTCGCCTGATCACACATGAG gttGTCGAAGTGGTATATCCCTTAGGCGATGTCACAGATCCAGTTACAGGAAAGAAAGTTGTTATGAGTCAATATAG ggAAGATATAGAAGAAACGTCTAAGTTGTTTGGCCAAGCAGATAGTGCCTTTGATTACTCTAAAGCACCACAAAGAGGAAGACTGGAAGGTGTACGCGATTTCACTCATAAGAAGAtgtatttaaagtattatgaAGATCCTAATGATCCACAACCAGATAcagtgtaa